The Procambarus clarkii isolate CNS0578487 chromosome 37, FALCON_Pclarkii_2.0, whole genome shotgun sequence genome window below encodes:
- the LOC138371812 gene encoding uncharacterized protein: MLWERPPHKPLLTRGQLFLRPSPVVAPPPSPLSSGGTSSFSSGGTSSPLPSPLSSGGISSLSSGGTCPFASLQWWHLLPLQWWHLPLRLSPVVAPPPSPVVASPPSPLSSSGTSSLAPLQWWHLLPRPSPVVAPPPSPLSSGGTSSLASLQWWHLLPRLSPVVAPPPSPHSSGGTSSLAPLQWWHLLPRPSPVVAPPPSPLSSGGTSSLAPLQWWHLLPRPTPVVAPPPSPLSSGGTSSLAPLQWWHLLPRPSPVVAPPPSPLSSGGTSSLAPLQWWHLLPRPSPVVAPPPSPLSSGGTSSLASLQWWHLLPRPSPVVAPPPSPHSSGDTSSLAPLQWWHLLPRLSPVVAPPSSPLSSGGTSSLASLQWWHLLPRPTPVVAPPPSPLSSGGTSSLAPLQWWHLLPRPSPVVAPPPSPLSSGGTSSLASLQWWHLLPRPSPVVAPPPSPQGATAHMGACQATRLKGRSVLFNSHFEWLEKWPQLPS; this comes from the coding sequence ATGTTGTGGGAGAGGCCGCCCCATAAACCTCTCCTCACCAGGGGGCAGCTGTTCCTTCGCCCCTCTCCAGTGGTGGCACCTCCTCCCTCGCCTCTCTCCAGTGGTggcacctcctccttctccagtggtggcacctcctcccctctcccctctcccctctccagtGGTGGCATCTCCTCCCTCTCCAGTGGTGGCACCTGCCCCTTCGCCTCTCTCCAGTGGTGGCACCTCCTCCCTCTCCAGTGGTGGCACCTGCCCCTTCGCCTCTCTCCAGTGGTGGCACCTCCTCCCTCTCCAGTGGTGGCATCTCCTCCCTCGCCCCTCTCCAGTAGTGGCACCTCCTCCCTCGCCCCACTCCAGTGGTGGCACCTCCTCCCTCGCCCCTCTCCAGTGGTGGCACCTCCTCCCTCGCCTCTCTCCAGTGGTGGCACCTCCTCCCTCGCCTCTCTCCAGTGGTGGCACCTCCTCCCTCGCCTCTCTCCAGTGGTGGCACCTCCTCCCTCGCCCCACTCCAGTGGTGGCACCTCCTCCCTCGCCCCTCTCCAGTGGTGGCACCTCCTCCCTCGCCCCTCTCCAGTGGTGGCACCTCCTCCCTCGCCCCTCTCCAGTGGTGGCACCTCCTCCCTCGCCCCTCTCCAGTGGTGGCACCTCCTCCCTCGCCCCACTCCAGTGGTGGCACCTCCTCCCTCGCCCCTCTCCAGTGGTGGCACCTCCTCCCTCGCCCCTCTCCAGTGGTGGCACCTCCTCCCTCGCCCTTCTCCAGTGGTGGCACCTCCTCCCTCGCCCCTCTCCAGTGGTGGCACCTCCTCCCTCGCCCCTCTCCAGTGGTGGCACCTCCTCCCTCGCCCCTCTCCAGTGGTGGCACCTCCTCCCTCGCCTCTCTCCAGTGGTGGCACCTCCTCCCTCGCCTCTCTCCAGTGGTGGCACCTCCTCCCTCGCCCCTCTCCAGTGGTGGCACCTCCTCCCTCGCCCCACTCCAGTGGTGACACCTCCTCCCTCGCCCCTCTCCAGTGGTGGCACCTCCTCCCTCGCCTCTCTCCAGTGGTGGCACCTCCTTCCTCGCCTCTCTCCAGTGGTGGCACCTCCTCCCTCGCCTCTCTCCAGTGGTGGCACCTCCTCCCTCGCCCCACTCCAGTGGTGGCACCTCCTCCCTCGCCCCTCTCCAGTGGTGGCACCTCCTCCCTCGCCCCACTCCAGTGGTGGCACCTCCTCCCTCGCCCCTCTCCAGTGGTGGCACCTCCTCCCTCGCCTCTCTCCAGTGGTGGCACCTCCTCCCTCGCCTCTCTCCAGTGGTGGCACCTCCTCCCTCGCCCCTCTCCAGTGGTGGCACCTCCTCCCTCGCCACAGGGAGCCACAGCACACATGGGTGCCTGTCAGGCCACGAGGCTAAAAGGCAGAAGTGTGTTGTTTAACAGTCACTTTGAGTGGTTAGAGAAGTGGCCTCAACTCCCCAGTTAA